In the Wyeomyia smithii strain HCP4-BCI-WySm-NY-G18 chromosome 2, ASM2978416v1, whole genome shotgun sequence genome, one interval contains:
- the LOC129722456 gene encoding ficolin-3-like, producing MKVTSDLLISALLIAFVHSLINAKNTAGFFETCNNAPNQSGIYTLAPSFGIAPFQVYCEQERYDGHWLLFQNRQDGSTSFNRSWNDYKFGFGSLQREFWLGLEKLHHITNNRTCELLIVMANYSEFSVYRHYTTFGVADQTNNYKLKLLGFMEGTAGESFYDYRGENFSTYDRYNDRSEYNCAALMGSGHWHYDCGTGDRRNNLNTIYTDRVLDDGSGIWWGAWGGLRNPLKWIKIYVKIRSGR from the exons ATGAAAGTCACTTCAGACCTGCTGATTAGCGCCCTCTTAATTGCTTTTGTTCATTCGCTTATCAATGCAAAGAATACTGCTGGATTTTTTGAAACCTGTAACAATGCACCGAACCAGTCGGGGATTTACACACTCGCTCCGAGCTTCGGTATCGCTCCTTTCCAGGTGTACTGCGAGCAGGAACGCTATGACGGACACTGGCTTCTGTTTCAGAACCGTCAAGATGGATCGACTAGTTTTAATCGCAGCTGGAATGACTACAAGTTTGGGTTTGGAAGCCTTCAGCGAGAGTTTTGGCTTGGGTTAGAGAAACTGCATCAT ATCACCAACAATAGAACTTGTGAGCTGCTGATTGTGATGGCAAACTACAGTGAATTTTCCGTGTATCGTCATTACACGACATTCGGAGTtgccgatcaaacaaacaattacAAGCTCAAGTTGCTCGGATTCATGGAGGGAACGGCTGGAGAATCGTTCTATGATTATCGCGGCGAAAACTTTAGCACCTACGATAGGTACAACGATCGGTCGGAGTACAATTGTGCGGCGTTGATGGGGAGCGGACACTGGCACTACGACTGCGGAACTGGGGATAGGAGAAATAATTTGAACACGATCTATACCGATAGGGTGCTCGATGACGGAAGTGGAATATGGTGGGGTGCATGGGGAGGGCTAAGAAATCCACTGAAGTGGAtaaaaatttacgtgaaaattAGATCCGGTAGATGA
- the LOC129722457 gene encoding LOW QUALITY PROTEIN: microfibril-associated glycoprotein 4-like (The sequence of the model RefSeq protein was modified relative to this genomic sequence to represent the inferred CDS: substituted 1 base at 1 genomic stop codon) → MVRTLSYSVILLLACIAELSSISQAAYRTCNEAPPQTGIYWISPTNGGAPFQALCEQEKYAGGWLVIQNRVDGTTVFNRSXNDYKYGFGDLRHNFWLRLEKMHQITNAAAYDMMVVLENFQDFMAFEKYENFRINSETNQYSLSVSAVHDGTAGESLFIYNGKKFSTYDRDNDVTSINCAAELGGGFWHYDCRTLLETRSFLNGLYSEKALDNGSGIWWGGFGSFRKPLKKVRMMLKLRH, encoded by the exons ATGGTTCGTACACTTTCTTATTCTGTGATTTTGTTGTTGGCTTGCATCGCAGAACTCTCAAG TATTTCACAAGCCGCATACAGAACATGTAACGAAGCTCCTCCCCAAACCGGAATCTATTGGATAAGTCCAACCAATGGCGGTGCACCCTTTCAGGCTCTCTGTGAGCAGGAAAAATACGCCGGAGGTTGGTTGGTCATCCAGAATCGCGTTGATGGTACAACGGTATTCAATCGCAGTTGAAACGATTACAAATACGGGTTCGGAGATTTGAGGCACAACTTTTGGTTGAGATTAGAAAAGATGCACCAG ATTACAAATGCTGCTGCTTACGACATGATGGTGGTGTTGGAAAATTTTCAAGATTTCATGGCCTTCGAAAAGTATGAAAACTTTCGAATCAACAGCGAAACCAATCAGTACAGTCTCAGTGTTTCCGCGGTACATGATGGCACGGCAGGGGAATCACTCTTCATTTACAATGGGAAAAAATTTAGTACCTACGATCGGGACAATGACGTCACGTCCATAAATTGCGCTGCGGAACTGGGTGGCGGCTTTTGGCACTATGATTGTCGCACTCTGCTTGAAACCAG AAGTTTCCTGAATGGATTGTACAGTGAAAAAGCTCTGGACAATGGAAGCGGAATTTGGTGGGGTGGTTTTGGAAGTTTTCGAAAACccctgaaaaaagtgagaatgaTGCTAAAACTACGCCATTAA